The Brassica oleracea var. oleracea cultivar TO1000 chromosome C6, BOL, whole genome shotgun sequence genomic interval TCATTAGCCATTTGGATCAGTGATAGAAACTCACACATCACTAAGACTCAAATTATATTAGAAGGAACTGTATCAGATGCATCAGACCAGTAATGGGTTACAGAGAAGTATGCCTTTATTGTTTTGATACACTAATAAACTATGCACAAACCACAAAAACAACAGAATTAGACTGCTTGTATATGATGGGAACTCACAAAAAAGTGAGATTGTGTTCCTAATCTATTCATGATCGGCTATAAAATTAGGCTGCTCGTTTTGACAGAGATACTCATCGCAGACCGAGGCAGTTCCCCAGTCTTTTCTGAGTCTGAGTATATCCTCTGTAAAAGTAGAACCTGAGGCACCAATGAACACGCTTGACATTGCACATATCGTCTTGTCTAACATTGCTTCCACCTAAAAATCCAAGTTATGATTCTATTCATTTGGATCCTCAACATGAAGAAGATAAGAGAGGCAGGGTGTTTACCTGTGAGTCGCCTTCGAGACCATGTCTGTACAACAATGCATCCCACTTCTCAGCTGAGTCACGAGGTGGTCGCTTCACGAATGGAACAGTCTTTCCATTTATGATCAACAGTGATTGTAGCAGACCAGTTTCGCTTTCAGCTGCATCAGTAGAGAGGTAAATAACCGGTGCATCGACCTTCTCAACCAGACAAGCGATGCAGTGAGCAGCTTGAGGTATGGGGTAAAAGCAACTTGGATTCTTGGCATTACTGACACATACAAGAAAATTACTTAGCAAACAGTACCAATCTTAACCAATATTCCGAATCGAACTCACCAAATCTGAACCGAAATAACCGAACTAAACAAAATAACCGAAATGCACCATACCAGAACTTCAAGAACCCATGCCTGCGGAGATGAAGAGCAACGTAGTTCCTCCCAAGGAAAGTCTGTATAAACCTCTGCGCAGTGAGCAATATCAACCGGTTCGGTTCAAGCAATGTCTTGCACTTGTGAGCCAAAGGACCACCAGGCTGCATCACCCAATCTCTCTCAACGTTAGCATAGAACACATCTCCAATCGCAATAACATCATCATCGGATCTGAAACTCCTCTCCACTTCCTCAGCCGTCTTATTACTCGGCTTCGCGATATCTTCCTCCTCCCACGGCGAGTCCACCTTCCCTCCAATAGTAATCCCCAAAGCTTTAAGCTTTGCAATATGCTCTTTGTCTACATAACACGGTTCTGGCTTCGAGAAGTAGCATATGAATCTATCGATATGGACATGATGGTGCTTCTTCCTACTCTTCCAAAACTCCTCAAAAGAAACCACTACCTTCCTCCCTAAGCATGTATTGGTCCGATCGATATCGATAATTCTACTGTAATGGTAATCAAATCTATGACTAGGGATCACGAGGGTTCGTTTCAGCAACGCTGCAAAGAACATATGCTTCTCCAGACAGATCAAGTGGTTACTCATCTGACCAGACAAGCAGATCGCGAACAGGAACTTATCTCTCCTCGGCTTCCACTGAATCGTCTTGCGCTTTAACAACTTCTGATCCACTCTCCGGCAACTACCCCCACCGTAAAGACCGAGACTTTCGGCTTTGCGAGGCGACAGTAACGCGTTTTGGATCTGTCTGTTCAACGACATCTGTCGGAAAAGAGCGGACTTCATGTCGGAGACTGATAGAGTTCGGTTCCAGAGAGAGGAGAGATCGGTTTCTTGCTTCCTGAGAAGATAGAGCGCTCGAAGATCCGATTCCGCGGGGCCATGATTTGGTCGGAAAACGGAATCCGGGACCTTGACGGAGGAGAAGTAGTTGGTGAGATCGGTGGATAAGTAGACGAAGACGAGGAGTAGAGGGAGGAAGATGACAATGCACTGCCGTTTTGTGAGGTTGAGCTTGAAGAAGCTTCGTCGTAAGCGTGATCGGAGAGTCTCCACGTCGAAGGTAGGTGGTGGTCGTTGCTCCGCCGCTTCGATTTGGGAATCTGATTCGTCGAGTAGGTTTTGGAGATCGTCTTCTTCTTCGTTAGGCGATGAGGATGACGACGAGGAAGGTCTCTCCATTAGTGAAGCGTCGCAGTCATTGCCGGAGATCAACCCGGAACCGTCGACCCATATAGTACTACTAGACTTTGTTCAAGATCCGACCCGGTAAAGATAACACGTGGCTTTTCTCGATCCACATTTAAAGATGTTAATCAATACGACGGCGTTTGAAGTGAACGATGTGCAAGGCCCTTTATAAGCCCAACAACAGGTGATACGGGTCGGGTAAGTGGTTATGTAATGCAATCACGTGGTTATGAATACGGCGCCGTTTAATTGTCCCAACAAAGGTTTAAGAAGGCCCATCAGCCCAATAATATCTGATACGGGTCGGGTTGTTTAAACAACCCGGGTCGTGTTATCTTCCATCTCCAGCGTGAAAGCCAGACAAAAGTATCTTGGGTGTGGCTTATCCTTCTCGTCTGTCTTTAAAAATCCTGCAAAAACCCACGCCCAAACATAAATATTGTTTCGTATAATCTTACAATACAGTTCTGGTTGTGTCGCGAAGTAAAAGAGAGAGTTTCGAGTTTCTCCTGGTCTGAATGAGCTCCCAATGCCTTCTCTAGGTACCTTCTCTGGTAAATTTTTTCAGATTCTTCCAACATTTAACATGCGTTTTATTCGTTTTCTCTGTTTTTATTGGTTAGTGGTTACTACTGTTTAGAATTCTACTTCAGTGTTGAGACCTCTCTCTCTTGTCAAGTTTGTTTCTTGTCTATTGGGTATCATTTTCTTGAGTGATATAATTCAATTGCATTTGCGGTCTTATGTCTGAGAAAAGCTAAGATTTTTAACATATTCGTAGTTACTCTTGGTTGCTTAATGCATGCATATGTGACAAAGACTATTGATTTGTATTGTTTGTAGAGAATGTTTAATGTTTACTTGTGTTTTCCTGAGCTCCTGAAGATGCTTC includes:
- the LOC106296563 gene encoding uncharacterized protein LOC106296563; this encodes MERPSSSSSSSPNEEEDDLQNLLDESDSQIEAAEQRPPPTFDVETLRSRLRRSFFKLNLTKRQCIVIFLPLLLVFVYLSTDLTNYFSSVKVPDSVFRPNHGPAESDLRALYLLRKQETDLSSLWNRTLSVSDMKSALFRQMSLNRQIQNALLSPRKAESLGLYGGGSCRRVDQKLLKRKTIQWKPRRDKFLFAICLSGQMSNHLICLEKHMFFAALLKRTLVIPSHRFDYHYSRIIDIDRTNTCLGRKVVVSFEEFWKSRKKHHHVHIDRFICYFSKPEPCYVDKEHIAKLKALGITIGGKVDSPWEEEDIAKPSNKTAEEVERSFRSDDDVIAIGDVFYANVERDWVMQPGGPLAHKCKTLLEPNRLILLTAQRFIQTFLGRNYVALHLRRHGFLKFCNAKNPSCFYPIPQAAHCIACLVEKVDAPVIYLSTDAAESETGLLQSLLIINGKTVPFVKRPPRDSAEKWDALLYRHGLEGDSQVEAMLDKTICAMSSVFIGASGSTFTEDILRLRKDWGTASVCDEYLCQNEQPNFIADHE